One genomic segment of Gossypium arboreum isolate Shixiya-1 chromosome 3, ASM2569848v2, whole genome shotgun sequence includes these proteins:
- the LOC108474432 gene encoding uncharacterized protein LOC108474432 has product MPAQYGAKFGRQTRRLPLNSPATRRHPFNKTPHQNLLYSFPVLYFLSIFSQIFQIKSTSNMVVPLGPGKFYGSSLPRPRIYSETRFNSERVDPPVPVLDPLLSWANEAHWSMGGLSFKRLRLQGRIEGNVQRLKAQRDKFLNNKDPVPKKNNRDASLSPPPAPVAVKRKRFLDLNDEDEEDVESENEENEIVMNREEKRVLRKGAVRKLGDDFERVAKDKDSGVASGGKWGFSDGIGIDVMKIVEEVNVESGEIKKKKKRIVKGLKKGTDEVQSGTGTTTRVSPRLAKRGC; this is encoded by the coding sequence ATGCCAGCTCAGTATGGCGCTAAGTTTGGGCGCCAAACCAGACGTCTCCCGCTTAATTCACCCGCCACCCGTCGACACCCATTTAATAAAACCCCCCACCAAAACCTTCTCTATTCATTCCCAGTtctatattttctttcaatattttcaCAAATCTTCCAAATTAAGTCTACTTCTAATATGGTGGTTCCTCTCGGCCCCGGCAAGTTCTACGGCAGCAGTCTTCCTCGGCCCCGTATCTACAGCGAAACCAGGTTCAACTCCGAACGCGTAGATCCTCCGGTTCCAGTCCTTGATCCGCTGCTCTCCTGGGCCAATGAAGCGCACTGGTCCATGGGTGGTCTCAGTTTCAAGCGCCTCCGTCTCCAAGGCCGCATCGAAGGCAACGTCCAGAGATTGAAGGCCCAGCGCGACAAGTTCCTTAATAACAAGGATCCTGTCCCTAAGAAAAACAATAGGGATGCTTCCTTATCCCCTCCTCCTGCTCCTGTGGCCGTCAAGAGGAAGAGATTCTTGGACCTTAATGATGAGGACGAGGAGGACGTAGAGAGTGAAAATGAAGAGAATGAGATTGTGATGAACAGAGAAGAGAAGAGGGTACTGAGGAAAGGCGCAGTGAGGAAGCTGGGAGATGATTTTGAGAGAGTGGCTAAGGATAAGGATAGCGGCGTTGCGAGTGGAGGAAAGTGGGGTTTTAGTGATGGGATCGGCATTGACGTGATGAAGATTGTGGAAGAGGTTAATGTTGAGTCAGgggagataaagaagaagaaaaagaggatTGTAAAGGGTTTGAAGAAGGGTACAGATGAGGTGCAGAGTGGAACAGGGACAACGACTAGGGTCTCCCCTAGACTGGCAAAACGAGGTTGCTAG